One part of the Rutidosis leptorrhynchoides isolate AG116_Rl617_1_P2 chromosome 1, CSIRO_AGI_Rlap_v1, whole genome shotgun sequence genome encodes these proteins:
- the LOC139903860 gene encoding elicitor-responsive protein 3-like: protein MPEGTLEVLLASAKGLENTDYLSNMDPYVIITYRTQEKKSSIASGKGSSPEWNETFLFDVSSKDCTDLKIKIMDSDSGVSADDFAGHASIPLDALFRDGEIRPKSYNVMKDDKFSGEIRIGLSFTAQRSRDFDPTGGNVGGWKQSGHH from the exons ATGCCAGAAGGAACGCTTGAAGTTCTTCTTGCGAGCGCCAAAGGCCTCGAGAACACCGATTATCTTA GTAACATGGACCCGTATGTTATCATAACCTACAGGACTCAAGAAAAGAAAAGCAGTATTGCATCTG GAAAAGGTTCAAGCCCTGAATGGAATGAAACGTTCTTATTTGATGTTTCTAGTAAGGATTGTACCGATTTAAAGATCAAAATTATGGACAGCGATAGTGGTGTGAGTGCTGATGACTTTGCTGGTCATGCGAG TATTCCGTTGGATGCATTGTTTCGAGATGGAGAAATTCGGCCCAAATCATATAATGTTATGAAAGATGATAAATTCAGTGGAGAGATCAGAATTGGTCTCAGCTTTACAGCCCAG AGAAGTCGAGATTTTGATCCAACGGGTGGGAACGTTGGTGGATGGAAGCAATCGGGCCATCATTAA